In Sphaerodactylus townsendi isolate TG3544 linkage group LG13, MPM_Stown_v2.3, whole genome shotgun sequence, one DNA window encodes the following:
- the GPR119 gene encoding LOW QUALITY PROTEIN: glucose-dependent insulinotropic receptor (The sequence of the model RefSeq protein was modified relative to this genomic sequence to represent the inferred CDS: deleted 2 bases in 1 codon), whose product MGDVYFGVLLAILALLIIATNAVVTVALVRLIWKTGCLGLCFVLNLAIADSLVGFTITGLVTEELAGHAHHTTRTYCILRMSCIVCPSAASILTVILVAFDRYLAIKHPFRYFKIMHGLVVRACIGGLWLLAFLIGFLPLIVQSFQKKDYQEPCTFFGVFLPTYMLTVFCVAFIPALFAFTYIHCHLLKIASSHAQQIREQEQIHSSGTYAASQPFSDTKGLMRRGDHLLLSGCVLLFPGGRSTPFICESSLQDCACQHCNLHHVLEHYLWVLGLCNSLANPLVYAYWQKEVRFQLYQMCLCMKSKVFPLFHVDSCHHAPSGTVASVHTISLPKLEE is encoded by the exons ATGGGAGATGTGTACTTTGGGGTGCTGCTTGCCATCCTGGCCTTGCTTATCATAGCCACCAATGCTGTTGTGACTGTCGCATTGGTACGGCTCATCTGGAAGACTGGCTGTCTTGGACTGTGCTTTGTTTTAAATCTTGCCATCGCTGACTCTTTGGTTGGCTTCACCATAACTGGGCTGGTTACAGAAGAGCTGGCCGGCCACGCCCACCACACGACCCGAACTTACTGTATCCTGCGCATGTCGTGCATCGTCTGCCCCTCGGCTGCTTCCATCCTTACTGTCATTCTGGTGGCCTTTGATAGATACCTGGCTATTAAACATCCTTTCCGGTACTTCAAAATCATGCATGGTCTGGTTGTCAGAGCTTGCATTGGAGGACTCTGGCTCCTTGCCTTCCTGATCGGCTTTCTCCCTTTGATTGTTCAGAGCTTCCAGAAGAAGGACTATCAAGAGCCATGCACCTTCTTTGGTGTCTTCCTGCCCACCTACATGCTCACTGTCTTTTGCGTGGCCTTCATCCCAGCCTTGTTTGCTTTCACCTACATTCACTGCCACCTGCTGAAGATCGCTTCTTCGCACGCCCAGCAGATTCGAGAACAGGAGCAAATCCACTCGTCAGGGACCTACGCTGCCTCACAGCCTTTTAGTGATACCAAAGGCCTCATGCGACGCGGTGACCATCTCCTCCTGAGTGGGTGTGTTTTGCTTTTTCCTGGAGGTCGCAGCACGCCTTTTATCTGCGAATCATCG TTGCAAGATTGTGCATGCCAACACTGCAACTTGCATCACGTCCTTGAGCACTACCTGTGGGTGTTGGGCTTATGCAACTCTCTCGCAAACCCCCTAGTCTATGCCTACTGGCAGAAGGAAGTGCGCTTCCAGCTCTATCAAATGTGCTTGTGCATGAAGAGCAAAGTCTTCCCCCTGTTCCATGTAGACAGCTGTCATCATGCTCCCAGCGGGACGGTGGCCTCTGTTCACACCATCTCACTGCCCAAGCTCGAGGAGTGA